A genomic stretch from Rubripirellula reticaptiva includes:
- the hemB gene encoding porphobilinogen synthase, whose protein sequence is MPEFQRAPYPTTRMRRIRRHDWARRMVAENALTAADLIWPWFVFDGNGRQRVDSLPGVDRLGADQIARQAVMACELGIPAIAVFPATDSKLKTEDAREATNADNLVCRTVRAIKAEVGDSLGVICDVALDPYSSHGHDGLVVGDYVVNDETVEVLCQQSIVQANAGCDIIAPSDMMDGRIGAIRTALDGAGKSDVQIMSYAAKYASAFYGPFRDAVGSSGNLAGGSKKTYQQSPTQSDEALHEVALDLAEGADSVMVKPGMPYLDIVHRVKSTFAVPTFAYQVSGEYAMICAAAQNGWLNRSQVMIESLMGFKRAGADGVLTYFAADAAKLLKADG, encoded by the coding sequence ATGCCCGAATTTCAACGCGCCCCCTACCCTACAACCCGAATGCGCCGCATCCGTCGGCATGATTGGGCTCGCCGTATGGTTGCCGAGAATGCGCTGACAGCGGCCGATTTGATCTGGCCCTGGTTTGTGTTCGACGGAAATGGTCGACAAAGAGTCGATTCGCTGCCGGGTGTTGATCGGTTAGGCGCTGACCAGATCGCACGCCAGGCCGTGATGGCGTGTGAGCTTGGCATTCCGGCCATAGCTGTGTTTCCAGCGACCGATTCAAAATTGAAGACCGAAGATGCACGGGAAGCCACCAATGCCGACAATTTGGTTTGCCGCACGGTTCGCGCGATCAAGGCCGAAGTCGGTGACTCGCTTGGTGTGATCTGCGACGTCGCGTTAGATCCCTACAGCAGCCATGGGCACGATGGTCTTGTAGTGGGTGACTATGTCGTCAACGATGAAACGGTCGAAGTGCTATGCCAACAGTCGATCGTCCAAGCCAATGCCGGTTGCGATATCATTGCGCCAAGCGACATGATGGACGGTCGCATTGGCGCGATCCGCACAGCGCTTGATGGTGCTGGCAAGTCCGACGTGCAGATCATGTCGTACGCGGCCAAGTATGCCAGCGCGTTTTATGGTCCGTTCCGCGATGCGGTGGGTTCGTCCGGAAACTTGGCCGGCGGCAGTAAGAAAACGTATCAACAGTCACCGACTCAGTCCGACGAAGCGCTTCACGAAGTCGCATTGGATTTGGCCGAAGGCGCTGACAGTGTGATGGTCAAACCGGGGATGCCGTATCTGGATATCGTTCACCGCGTCAAATCAACATTTGCAGTGCCTACCTTTGCTTATCAGGTCAGTGGCGAGTACGCGATGATCTGCGCTGCAGCGCAGAACGGTTGGCTGAATCGATCGCAGGTCATGATCGAAAGCTTGATGGGATTCAAGCGAGCGGGCGCTGATGGTGTGTTGACGTACTTTGCGGCAGATGCCGCCAAGCTTCTTAAGGCGGATGGTTGA
- a CDS encoding DUF1501 domain-containing protein, which produces MNNEIHARMTNRRQMLSHSGMGLGMLALAGMMADEVKADQANSSSAIATDVAGGTSLSPRLPHFAASAKRVIHLFANGGPSQIDTFDPKPALEKLAGKTLSTELARDKRLGGVAHPSKFKFAKHGQSGTEVSELFPNIAKHVDKMCVIRSMVTDVPNHEPGLMMMNCGDIVRPRPSVGSWALYGLGTENQSLPGYVVMCPSGLPTAATANWRNAFLPGIYQGTHVDTKYTDPDELIANIENKFLVHDQQQRQLDLVRQLNKFHIDRRDDDPQLATRIESLELAFRMQDEAHEAFDISDEPKHIQEMYGDSLQGRQMLIARRLSQRGVRYVQVYHGAGQPWDSHAAIEKNHPRLATECDQPIAALLQDLEQQGLLEDTLVIWGGEMGRTPTVQLPVTASPGRDHHSDGFTMWMAGGGVRGGMTYGSTDEVGLKAVENRVHVHDLHATILHLLGFDHTRLTYRYAGRDFRLTDVHGNVVHDIIA; this is translated from the coding sequence ATGAACAACGAAATCCACGCCCGGATGACGAACCGGCGGCAGATGCTGTCGCACAGCGGAATGGGGCTCGGCATGTTGGCGCTTGCCGGGATGATGGCCGACGAAGTCAAGGCCGACCAAGCAAACTCTTCTTCCGCGATCGCGACGGATGTCGCAGGCGGAACTTCGCTTAGCCCGCGTCTGCCACACTTTGCCGCAAGTGCGAAGCGTGTCATACATTTGTTCGCCAACGGTGGCCCGAGCCAAATCGATACGTTTGATCCAAAACCGGCTTTAGAGAAGTTGGCGGGTAAAACGCTGAGCACCGAACTTGCGCGCGACAAGCGACTGGGCGGAGTCGCACATCCGTCAAAATTCAAGTTCGCCAAACATGGCCAGTCTGGAACCGAAGTTAGCGAACTGTTCCCTAACATCGCCAAACATGTCGACAAGATGTGCGTGATACGTTCGATGGTCACGGACGTGCCGAACCATGAACCCGGTTTGATGATGATGAACTGCGGTGACATCGTTCGGCCGCGACCAAGTGTTGGTTCATGGGCGTTATACGGGCTGGGCACCGAAAACCAAAGCCTGCCCGGATATGTCGTCATGTGCCCCAGCGGGTTACCGACCGCGGCGACTGCGAATTGGCGAAACGCTTTTCTGCCGGGCATCTACCAAGGCACGCACGTCGACACCAAGTACACCGACCCTGATGAATTGATCGCGAACATTGAGAACAAATTTCTTGTTCATGATCAACAACAACGGCAACTCGACCTGGTCCGTCAACTGAACAAGTTCCATATTGACCGTCGTGATGACGATCCTCAATTGGCAACTCGCATCGAGTCGTTGGAGTTGGCGTTTCGGATGCAAGACGAGGCTCACGAAGCGTTCGACATTTCGGATGAACCCAAACACATCCAAGAAATGTATGGGGACTCGTTACAAGGCCGACAAATGCTGATCGCCAGACGTTTAAGCCAACGTGGTGTTCGCTACGTCCAGGTCTACCACGGCGCGGGACAACCTTGGGACTCGCATGCCGCGATCGAAAAAAACCATCCGCGTCTAGCAACCGAATGTGATCAACCGATCGCTGCGCTTTTGCAAGACTTGGAACAACAAGGATTGCTCGAAGATACGCTTGTGATCTGGGGCGGCGAGATGGGACGAACCCCAACGGTTCAATTGCCCGTCACCGCCAGTCCCGGCCGCGATCACCACAGCGATGGATTCACGATGTGGATGGCCGGCGGCGGCGTTCGCGGCGGGATGACGTATGGATCAACCGACGAAGTTGGATTGAAAGCGGTCGAAAATCGCGTTCATGTTCATGACTTGCACGCGACCATCTTGCACCTGCTTGGGTTTGACCACACTCGCTTGACGTACCGATACGCAGGTCGCGATTTCCGCTTGACCGATGTCCACGGAAACGTGGTCCACGACATCATCGCTTGA
- a CDS encoding FdhF/YdeP family oxidoreductase, translating to MKVGSGGGFRAILYTFKKGKEVGGVWKLYKALRSRNSCKTCALGMGGQKGGMVNEAGHFPEVCKKSMQAMAADMQPGIDPNFWKKTSVAQLQQMTPYQLERLGRLIHPIRYRQGRTHFEVITWQAAFDAIAEKFKSLTPDESFWYFSGRSSNEAGFLLQLMARVYGTNNVNNCSYYCHQASGVGLQSSVGSGTATLELADLEKSDCVFLIGGNPASNHPRLMTTLMQIRRRGGKVVVINPVRETGLVRFRVPSDPVSLMLGTKIASHYYQPHIGGDLALLWGIAKAVKKMGTMDEAFLRDHCNGSEEWAIAVDTLSWEEIEAKSGVPRSEIEEIAQVYSASKHVVFSWTMGITHHDNGVENVQAIANLAMCRGMVGRPGCGLMPIRGHSNVQGIGSVGVTPKLKDKIFESLQSKFGVDLPTTVGKDTLQCMESAHLGEIKAGFCLGGNLYGSNPDSTFAEKALSNLEMNVMLNTTMNTGHACGLAADTIVLPVLARDEEPEPTTQESMFNYIRLSDGGPRRLPGPRSEIEVIAEIGERLVPNTKGIDWDAMKKPTTIRDWIGAVVPGYEKITEIDKTKQEFQVEGRTFHQMKFGTDDGRAIMHVHSLPELKGRDETELRMMTVRSEGQFNTVVYEEEDLYRNQDRRDIILMHPDDLTRLGLQHDQRVTVKSDTGSMKNILARGYEEIRPGNALMYYPESNVLVSRKVDPSSKTPAFKNVVVTIEA from the coding sequence GTGAAAGTTGGCAGCGGCGGTGGATTTCGTGCGATTCTCTATACCTTCAAGAAGGGAAAAGAAGTCGGGGGAGTCTGGAAACTCTACAAAGCGCTTCGGTCTCGAAACTCGTGCAAAACTTGCGCGTTGGGAATGGGCGGCCAAAAGGGCGGCATGGTCAACGAGGCCGGACATTTCCCTGAGGTGTGCAAGAAGAGCATGCAGGCGATGGCCGCCGACATGCAACCTGGTATCGACCCCAATTTTTGGAAGAAAACGTCCGTCGCTCAACTGCAGCAGATGACACCCTACCAATTAGAACGGCTTGGTCGGTTGATTCATCCGATCCGGTATCGACAGGGCCGCACACACTTTGAAGTGATCACTTGGCAAGCAGCATTCGATGCAATCGCGGAAAAGTTCAAATCGCTGACGCCGGATGAATCCTTTTGGTATTTCAGCGGCCGCAGCAGCAACGAGGCTGGGTTCCTGCTTCAATTGATGGCGCGAGTTTACGGCACGAACAACGTCAACAATTGCAGCTATTACTGCCACCAAGCCAGCGGCGTTGGGTTGCAGTCAAGCGTCGGCAGCGGCACCGCGACGCTTGAACTGGCTGATTTGGAAAAATCGGATTGCGTGTTCTTGATCGGTGGCAATCCGGCCAGCAATCACCCGCGGTTGATGACAACGCTGATGCAGATTCGGCGTCGCGGCGGCAAAGTGGTCGTGATCAATCCGGTGCGAGAAACTGGCTTGGTTCGGTTTCGCGTCCCCAGCGATCCGGTTTCATTGATGCTGGGCACCAAGATTGCTAGCCACTATTACCAACCGCACATCGGCGGCGATCTGGCGCTATTGTGGGGGATTGCCAAAGCCGTCAAGAAAATGGGCACGATGGACGAAGCGTTCCTGCGTGATCATTGCAATGGCAGCGAAGAATGGGCGATTGCAGTTGATACGTTGTCGTGGGAGGAAATCGAAGCCAAGTCGGGCGTGCCACGCAGCGAAATCGAAGAAATTGCCCAGGTCTATTCGGCGTCAAAACACGTCGTATTTTCGTGGACGATGGGAATCACGCACCACGACAACGGCGTCGAAAACGTGCAAGCAATCGCTAACTTGGCAATGTGCCGCGGCATGGTCGGACGGCCAGGTTGCGGTCTGATGCCAATTCGCGGGCACAGCAATGTGCAAGGCATTGGCAGTGTCGGCGTGACACCAAAACTGAAAGACAAGATTTTCGAATCACTGCAATCAAAGTTTGGCGTGGACCTACCAACGACGGTCGGTAAAGACACACTGCAGTGCATGGAATCGGCTCACCTGGGCGAGATCAAGGCCGGGTTCTGCTTGGGAGGCAACCTGTACGGTTCAAACCCGGATTCGACGTTCGCGGAAAAAGCGTTGTCGAATTTAGAAATGAACGTGATGCTGAACACGACGATGAACACAGGACACGCATGCGGACTTGCCGCCGATACAATCGTATTGCCAGTGCTAGCTCGCGACGAAGAACCCGAACCGACGACCCAAGAGTCGATGTTCAATTACATCCGGCTAAGTGACGGGGGACCACGGCGGTTGCCTGGCCCGCGCAGCGAAATCGAAGTCATCGCGGAAATCGGCGAGCGTTTGGTGCCGAACACCAAAGGCATCGATTGGGATGCGATGAAGAAACCGACGACGATTCGCGACTGGATCGGTGCGGTAGTGCCGGGTTACGAAAAGATCACCGAGATCGACAAGACAAAGCAAGAGTTTCAAGTCGAAGGACGGACTTTCCATCAAATGAAATTCGGAACCGACGATGGCCGCGCGATCATGCACGTCCACTCGCTGCCCGAATTGAAGGGCCGTGATGAGACCGAACTTCGCATGATGACGGTTCGCAGCGAAGGCCAATTCAACACTGTCGTTTACGAAGAAGAAGATCTGTATCGGAACCAAGATCGTCGAGACATTATCCTGATGCATCCGGATGACTTGACGCGACTGGGACTGCAACATGATCAACGTGTCACAGTAAAGAGCGACACCGGATCGATGAAAAACATCCTAGCGCGAGGATACGAAGAAATACGTCCCGGCAATGCGTTGATGTACTACCCCGAATCCAATGTGTTGGTATCGCGGAAAGTTGACCCGTCCAGCAAGACGCCTGCGTTTAAGAACGTCGTTGTGACGATTGAAGCGTAG
- a CDS encoding family 16 glycoside hydrolase — protein sequence MYRFANLLARTTLLFLFVFIAISPSVDAADPGSKPGSKISVLLIDGQNNHKWQETSPIIKQTLEACGRFEVDVVTSPAKGGDMESFSPDFSKYDVVVSNYNGDPWNESTQKAFESFVASGKGFVSVHAADNSFPKWDGYNQMIGLGGWGGRNESNGPYVRWKEDLKRFTRDTSKGNGGTHGKRVPFVVVIRDSDHPITRGLPGSFMQTADELYGKLRGPALNMHVLATGFSATETGGTGEHEPLLMTVQYGEGRVFHTTLGHDVAAMQGVAFQVTLQRGTEWASTGSVTLPPVDQKTLSMDEAAVRAPVDATASNSESMPDIKSDGWVSLFDGTSLTGWSTKNGTATYRVEEGAIVGKTAEGSPNSFLCTNKTYSNFELTFEVFDDVDLNSGVQIRSRSTAEFKDGRVHGPQVEIEKSPGDSGYIYSEGTNRQWISKDRPIDDAFVNGEWNRYVIRANGDRLQTWINGRAIADIRDPESFQEGFIGLQVHSVPKESPTMTVKWRDVRIREL from the coding sequence ATGTATCGATTCGCCAACTTGCTAGCTCGGACGACTTTGCTGTTCTTATTTGTCTTCATCGCGATCTCACCTTCGGTCGATGCGGCTGATCCGGGATCAAAGCCAGGATCGAAAATCTCAGTCCTATTGATTGACGGCCAAAACAATCACAAGTGGCAAGAGACTTCGCCGATCATCAAACAGACACTTGAAGCCTGCGGGCGTTTCGAAGTCGACGTGGTGACGTCGCCGGCAAAGGGTGGCGACATGGAAAGTTTTTCACCTGACTTTTCAAAATACGATGTCGTCGTTTCGAATTACAACGGTGACCCCTGGAATGAATCAACTCAGAAAGCATTCGAAAGTTTTGTCGCTAGCGGCAAGGGATTCGTCAGCGTGCATGCGGCAGACAACTCGTTCCCGAAATGGGATGGTTACAACCAGATGATCGGACTGGGCGGTTGGGGTGGACGCAACGAATCGAATGGGCCTTACGTGCGATGGAAAGAAGACCTAAAGCGTTTTACTCGTGACACCTCCAAAGGCAACGGCGGAACCCATGGCAAACGGGTTCCCTTTGTGGTGGTTATTCGGGATAGCGACCACCCCATCACGCGAGGATTGCCGGGTTCGTTCATGCAAACGGCGGACGAACTGTACGGCAAACTTCGCGGTCCGGCTTTGAACATGCACGTTTTGGCCACGGGTTTCAGCGCCACAGAAACGGGCGGTACGGGCGAACACGAACCGCTGTTGATGACGGTTCAGTATGGGGAAGGACGCGTGTTTCACACCACACTTGGCCACGATGTCGCCGCGATGCAGGGCGTCGCATTCCAAGTCACCTTGCAGCGTGGGACCGAGTGGGCGTCGACTGGTTCGGTAACCCTACCGCCCGTCGACCAAAAAACTTTATCGATGGACGAAGCGGCTGTCCGTGCCCCGGTTGATGCCACGGCTTCGAATTCCGAATCCATGCCCGACATCAAGAGTGACGGATGGGTTTCGCTGTTTGATGGAACGAGCCTAACCGGTTGGTCCACAAAAAACGGAACCGCGACGTACCGTGTCGAAGAGGGTGCGATTGTAGGAAAGACCGCCGAAGGAAGTCCGAATTCGTTTCTGTGCACCAACAAAACGTACAGCAATTTCGAGCTGACATTCGAGGTCTTCGACGACGTCGATTTAAACAGTGGCGTTCAAATCCGTTCACGAAGCACCGCCGAGTTTAAGGACGGGCGGGTTCATGGACCACAAGTGGAAATCGAAAAATCGCCAGGCGACAGTGGGTACATCTACAGTGAAGGCACGAACCGACAATGGATCTCGAAAGACCGCCCCATTGATGACGCTTTCGTCAACGGTGAATGGAATCGGTACGTGATCCGGGCCAACGGCGATCGCCTGCAAACTTGGATCAATGGGCGGGCGATCGCAGACATCCGTGATCCCGAATCGTTTCAAGAGGGTTTCATCGGACTGCAAGTGCACTCGGTTCCAAAGGAAAGCCCAACCATGACGGTGAAGTGGAGAGATGTGCGCATTCGCGAACTGTAG
- a CDS encoding PSD1 and planctomycete cytochrome C domain-containing protein produces the protein MSHRRSAAACLLAIITCASMYADGLTPREEFFENQVRPLLVEKCMECHSEKLQESDLRLDSRELILQGGISGPAAIARNIEDSLIVKVISGDENFERMPPDEPLDNDEINILKKWVRLGMPWTSVESFAETESGDQIPLGDQVAIGKAALRHWAFQPIAKVSPPGDSNGLNTNPIDAFITARLKTENLKPNSPAERTVLARRMYFDLIGLPPTHEQLDALEHDQRADKEVLDELATTLLSSEHHGERWARYWLDLARYGDTRDWQAQAELRYPYAYTYRDYVIDSLNSDKPYDDFVRQQIAADSYTDDPSSPDLAGLGLLTVGPQFRNNKLEQIADKIDVVCRGLMGITVSCARCHDHKYDPIPTEDFYSLYGVFASTQVPDSFPVIPGKNIPPKIEAEFRDQLSVKQAELEDYKQGLKRTAEAALKKDFAIYMDGFDIMTIQKKSDIRGTVSKLKVVETAMTPLNNKLARTLTDKSLSDDSVLGPWFDGLSVSDKDFLAKRDTLIANWTSNQNLNPRIAAALKQSPPKSRTDLVVIYRDVFDSVINAWVKESRTKAKSNAKLDDADTAIRKVLFGPTGWLDLDVDQVVAASRLLGKGRKDLGDREKAITEVEATHPGAPPKAMTLVDLEKPITPFVMLRGEPNRRGDRVPRQFLRLIAGDQRKPFKDGSGRRELAEAIVAPDNPLTARVAVNRIWSRYFGTGLAMSLDDFGLRSDPPSHPELLDWLAREFMQNDWSMKWLHHTIVTSDTYRQSSAVHDDGLLADPSNRMLWRQNRRRLDFEAMRDSMLAVAGSLDLTLGGRSVKLSEVPYSNRRSVYAYVDRIELDPMLRTFDFASPTASAASRAETTIPQQALFAMNHPFVAQLCRKISGDLRHRDAANDTSRDIAAVYRRVLGREPSPEEASASSQFVRMANDVTSGDATSSGSNTSTWRYGYGPLDADTFTPLPHWTGQVYQTSEEFPDPQFKHLRLTMAGGHPGINEEFCAVRRWIAPGEGVVRITGTLKHAREGSDGIIAMIRSTDVTETFKVQQSSKETKVGRLAVKRGDAIDFVVGPGATTRADSFAWDATVEGIDGELKKQRWNSVNGFQSPPPPPLDPLAQLAQALMLTNEFLYLD, from the coding sequence ATGAGCCACCGTCGATCTGCCGCTGCCTGCCTGCTTGCCATCATCACCTGCGCGTCCATGTACGCGGACGGCCTGACACCTCGCGAAGAATTCTTCGAAAACCAAGTTCGTCCCCTGTTGGTCGAAAAGTGCATGGAGTGTCACAGCGAAAAGCTTCAGGAATCCGATCTGAGACTTGATTCGCGAGAATTGATCTTGCAAGGCGGAATCAGTGGCCCTGCTGCCATCGCGCGGAACATCGAAGACTCGTTGATCGTGAAAGTGATTTCTGGCGACGAAAATTTCGAGCGAATGCCGCCCGATGAACCACTTGATAATGACGAGATCAACATCTTAAAAAAGTGGGTACGTCTGGGGATGCCTTGGACGTCGGTCGAATCGTTCGCGGAAACCGAATCCGGAGACCAAATTCCCTTGGGCGATCAAGTGGCGATCGGAAAAGCGGCGCTTCGGCACTGGGCGTTTCAGCCAATCGCCAAAGTTTCACCGCCCGGCGACAGCAATGGATTGAACACGAATCCCATCGACGCCTTCATCACAGCCCGTTTAAAAACCGAAAACCTGAAACCAAACTCGCCCGCCGAACGCACGGTTTTGGCGCGGCGGATGTACTTTGATCTGATCGGGCTGCCGCCGACACACGAACAACTCGATGCACTGGAGCACGACCAACGGGCCGACAAAGAAGTGCTTGATGAACTTGCGACTACGCTGTTGTCGAGTGAACATCACGGCGAACGGTGGGCTAGATATTGGCTAGACCTTGCAAGATACGGTGACACCCGTGATTGGCAGGCCCAAGCCGAACTCCGCTATCCCTACGCCTACACATACCGCGACTATGTGATCGACAGCCTCAACAGCGACAAACCCTACGATGATTTCGTACGTCAACAGATCGCAGCGGATTCGTACACCGACGATCCTTCATCCCCTGACTTAGCAGGCCTAGGCTTATTGACCGTCGGACCGCAGTTTCGAAACAACAAACTGGAACAGATTGCTGACAAAATCGACGTGGTTTGTCGAGGCCTGATGGGGATCACGGTCAGTTGCGCCCGGTGTCACGATCACAAGTACGATCCGATTCCGACAGAAGACTTCTATTCACTTTACGGCGTGTTCGCCAGCACGCAGGTTCCCGATAGTTTTCCCGTGATTCCGGGAAAAAACATACCGCCGAAAATCGAAGCTGAATTTCGCGATCAGTTGTCCGTCAAACAAGCGGAACTGGAAGACTACAAACAGGGGCTCAAGCGAACAGCGGAAGCTGCCCTGAAGAAAGACTTCGCCATTTACATGGACGGGTTCGACATCATGACGATCCAAAAAAAGTCGGACATCCGTGGTACGGTCAGCAAATTGAAAGTGGTCGAAACGGCGATGACACCGCTGAACAACAAGCTCGCTCGAACGCTGACCGACAAGTCGTTGTCTGACGATTCAGTGCTGGGCCCCTGGTTTGACGGGCTATCAGTTTCAGACAAAGACTTTTTAGCCAAACGTGATACGTTGATTGCGAATTGGACGAGCAACCAGAATCTGAATCCGCGCATCGCCGCAGCTCTGAAACAAAGCCCGCCCAAGTCGAGGACAGATTTGGTGGTGATCTACCGAGACGTTTTCGATTCGGTCATCAATGCATGGGTCAAAGAATCACGAACCAAAGCGAAATCAAATGCGAAACTAGACGATGCTGATACGGCGATCCGAAAGGTGCTGTTCGGGCCGACCGGTTGGCTGGATCTTGACGTCGACCAAGTTGTTGCGGCTTCGCGTTTGCTAGGCAAAGGACGCAAAGATCTTGGCGACCGTGAAAAGGCCATCACTGAAGTCGAAGCAACTCATCCGGGTGCCCCGCCCAAAGCCATGACATTGGTCGACTTGGAAAAGCCGATCACGCCGTTCGTGATGTTGCGAGGCGAACCGAATCGCCGCGGCGACCGGGTGCCCAGACAGTTTCTGCGATTGATCGCCGGAGACCAACGCAAACCGTTCAAGGACGGCAGCGGCCGCCGCGAATTGGCTGAAGCAATCGTTGCCCCTGACAATCCATTGACCGCCCGAGTAGCCGTTAACCGAATCTGGTCACGTTACTTCGGCACTGGATTGGCAATGTCACTCGACGATTTCGGACTCCGAAGCGACCCACCAAGTCATCCCGAATTGCTGGATTGGTTAGCGCGAGAATTCATGCAAAACGATTGGTCGATGAAGTGGTTGCATCATACGATTGTGACTAGCGACACCTATCGTCAGAGTTCAGCCGTTCATGACGACGGATTGCTTGCCGACCCGAGCAATCGGATGCTTTGGCGACAGAACCGCCGACGATTGGATTTCGAGGCGATGCGAGATTCAATGTTGGCGGTCGCTGGTTCGCTTGACCTAACACTGGGTGGCCGATCGGTCAAGCTGAGCGAGGTTCCCTATTCAAACCGCCGGTCAGTTTATGCTTACGTCGACCGAATCGAATTAGATCCAATGCTGCGGACGTTTGACTTTGCCTCGCCCACAGCGTCGGCGGCGTCACGTGCGGAAACGACCATTCCCCAGCAAGCTCTCTTTGCGATGAACCATCCGTTCGTCGCACAGCTCTGCCGAAAAATTTCAGGCGATTTAAGACATCGTGATGCGGCCAACGATACCAGTCGTGACATCGCAGCGGTCTATCGCCGCGTGCTGGGCCGAGAACCGTCGCCAGAGGAAGCTTCGGCATCGAGTCAGTTTGTTCGGATGGCCAACGATGTGACTAGCGGCGACGCGACAAGTAGCGGCAGTAACACGTCAACTTGGCGATACGGGTATGGACCGCTGGACGCCGATACGTTCACGCCACTTCCACACTGGACGGGGCAAGTCTATCAAACGAGCGAAGAATTCCCGGATCCCCAGTTCAAACACCTTCGCTTGACCATGGCCGGTGGCCATCCAGGCATCAACGAGGAGTTTTGTGCAGTTCGCCGCTGGATCGCACCGGGCGAAGGCGTTGTCCGAATCACGGGCACGCTCAAACACGCCCGCGAAGGCAGCGATGGCATCATTGCAATGATTCGCAGCACCGATGTGACAGAAACGTTTAAGGTGCAACAAAGCAGCAAGGAAACCAAAGTTGGCCGGTTGGCCGTCAAACGAGGCGATGCCATCGATTTCGTGGTCGGTCCCGGCGCCACAACACGAGCCGACTCTTTCGCATGGGACGCCACCGTTGAAGGCATTGATGGCGAACTTAAAAAGCAGCGATGGAATTCGGTCAATGGTTTTCAGTCGCCACCTCCGCCGCCGCTTGACCCGCTTGCCCAACTGGCTCAAGCGTTAATGCTGACGAACGAATTTCTCTATCTGGACTGA
- a CDS encoding class I SAM-dependent methyltransferase, whose protein sequence is MSDDSVMQGLAKLADEKIKWHWEPTMIAGQESRLAVASDPDGMLIEACERQDAGEEGVIDPFWAATWRAASGLDHYLERIDLSGMRVLELGCGTGHAGLAAAMRGANVVLTDGVNDPLMLVRMSTLAVADRCRVERLRFGLDRLDDPKFPLILGSDVTYLRALWPELDQCLRDHLADGGEVLLSDPFRFIANEFRDWIQGQGWDYTEHKIELADDPEHPIRVMQLRLAD, encoded by the coding sequence ATGAGTGACGATTCAGTGATGCAGGGCCTGGCCAAACTTGCCGACGAAAAAATCAAATGGCACTGGGAACCGACGATGATCGCCGGCCAGGAATCTCGTTTGGCGGTAGCATCGGATCCCGATGGAATGCTAATCGAAGCCTGCGAGCGACAGGATGCCGGTGAAGAAGGTGTGATTGATCCGTTTTGGGCCGCAACCTGGCGCGCCGCATCGGGATTAGATCATTACCTCGAGCGTATCGATCTCAGCGGCATGCGAGTCTTGGAACTCGGTTGTGGAACGGGACACGCCGGTTTGGCCGCTGCAATGCGCGGCGCCAACGTTGTCTTGACCGACGGAGTAAACGATCCGTTGATGTTGGTCCGGATGAGCACGCTTGCGGTGGCTGATCGCTGCCGTGTCGAGCGACTGAGGTTCGGGTTGGATCGGCTTGACGATCCGAAGTTTCCGCTGATTTTGGGCAGCGATGTGACTTACCTGCGTGCTCTATGGCCGGAACTGGATCAGTGTTTGCGAGATCACTTGGCCGACGGTGGCGAGGTTCTGTTGAGTGATCCGTTTCGTTTCATCGCCAACGAGTTCCGCGATTGGATTCAAGGTCAAGGTTGGGACTATACCGAGCACAAAATTGAATTGGCTGACGACCCAGAGCACCCGATTCGAGTGATGCAGCTGCGTTTGGCCGACTAA